Proteins from a genomic interval of Ensifer canadensis:
- a CDS encoding DUF930 domain-containing protein — translation MQLFSEKWWEKIRWGTPTSVALHLLVIALLLIQLPKETPKPQGEQSINVELVSPPQPKQQEKPKQEAQPKKEQPKPQPAPSRQQPQAFESAAAKIKQEAKAAQLPPTAKAEKKDVVNQPKKAEAADAATKKVEKEEAQAQKQPETEKPTPQQLAVLSTPANGDNSAAEKKPAAEADEKKPAAEADAEKAVSKADSVPVRKPADDKEKSDETEGEAEATAKLPSDRFVKAEELFSAKSIADPRVKQAMGQLPVKKRILQLCNIEALEQIRHQRPEDFPDILVPFGPSGGFIGKEQIDASGGAYRSKGNWYDVDFKCKVDLETVEVTSFSFAIGNIVPKTAWKSRRLPPN, via the coding sequence ATGCAGCTGTTTTCAGAAAAATGGTGGGAGAAGATCAGATGGGGCACGCCGACCTCGGTGGCTCTGCACCTGCTTGTCATCGCTCTGCTGCTGATCCAACTGCCGAAGGAAACGCCCAAACCGCAGGGCGAGCAGAGCATCAACGTCGAACTCGTCTCTCCACCGCAGCCCAAGCAGCAAGAGAAGCCCAAGCAGGAGGCTCAGCCGAAGAAGGAACAGCCGAAGCCACAACCGGCTCCCTCTCGTCAGCAGCCACAGGCCTTCGAGTCGGCTGCGGCCAAGATCAAGCAGGAGGCTAAAGCTGCTCAGCTTCCGCCCACTGCGAAGGCCGAGAAGAAGGATGTGGTGAACCAGCCGAAGAAGGCAGAGGCGGCCGACGCCGCCACGAAGAAGGTGGAGAAAGAGGAGGCGCAGGCGCAGAAGCAACCGGAGACGGAAAAGCCGACACCGCAGCAGCTTGCCGTCCTGTCGACCCCTGCCAACGGCGATAATAGTGCTGCTGAGAAGAAGCCGGCTGCCGAGGCGGATGAGAAGAAGCCGGCTGCCGAGGCGGATGCCGAGAAGGCGGTGTCCAAAGCCGATTCGGTGCCGGTGCGCAAACCTGCCGACGACAAGGAGAAAAGTGACGAGACGGAAGGCGAGGCCGAAGCGACGGCGAAGTTGCCGTCCGACCGGTTTGTCAAGGCCGAGGAGCTTTTTTCGGCGAAGTCGATCGCCGATCCGCGCGTTAAGCAGGCGATGGGCCAACTTCCGGTCAAGAAGCGTATCCTCCAACTCTGCAACATCGAAGCCCTGGAGCAGATCCGCCATCAGCGGCCGGAGGACTTTCCTGATATACTCGTGCCCTTCGGGCCATCTGGCGGGTTCATCGGCAAGGAGCAGATCGACGCAAGCGGCGGCGCCTATCGCAGCAAGGGCAATTGGTACGACGTCGACTTCAAATGCAAGGTCGATCTCGAGACGGTCGAGGTCACATCTTTCAGCTTCGCCATCGGCAACATCGTTCCGAAAACGGCTTGGAAGAGCCGCCGTCTGCCGCCCAACTGA
- a CDS encoding amino acid ABC transporter substrate-binding protein, whose protein sequence is MQRNSIGSRFFTKAFTATAALTAALIASSALAGETLDKIKARGLIKVGVGTTPGFFTPDSSGRWQGFFVDFGRALAVTVFNDTEKVEFTNSSPQQRLPALQSGEFDILLSGVTQTVTRAFKLGFHFGPVVFYDGQGLLVRKDLGVGKGEELDGATIGVQSGTTGELNIADFFRKTGKTFTPVTIEETGEFLKALDSGRVDALTQDATDLAAKRTQLSKPDDYVLLPERLSKEPLAPAIRAGDDQWLEIVNWTVYATIQAEEFGITQKNVDSFLTSEDPGIKRFLGVDPSLGEAIGLDPKFAYNIVKAVGNYGEIFDRNVGKGTPLNFDRGYNQPWTAGGLLYSPPFR, encoded by the coding sequence ATGCAGCGAAATTCTATCGGCAGCAGATTTTTCACAAAGGCATTTACAGCCACGGCGGCCCTGACGGCAGCCCTGATCGCCTCCTCCGCCCTTGCGGGCGAGACCCTCGACAAGATCAAGGCACGCGGGCTCATCAAGGTGGGCGTCGGCACCACGCCCGGCTTCTTCACGCCGGATAGCAGCGGCCGCTGGCAGGGTTTCTTCGTCGATTTCGGTCGCGCGCTCGCAGTCACCGTCTTCAACGACACCGAGAAAGTCGAGTTCACCAACTCCTCGCCGCAGCAGCGCCTCCCCGCCCTGCAATCGGGCGAATTCGACATCCTGCTCTCCGGCGTGACCCAGACAGTGACCAGAGCGTTCAAGCTCGGCTTCCATTTCGGCCCGGTGGTCTTCTATGACGGCCAGGGCCTGCTGGTGCGCAAGGATCTTGGTGTCGGCAAGGGCGAGGAGCTCGACGGAGCGACGATCGGGGTCCAGAGCGGCACGACCGGCGAACTCAACATCGCCGATTTCTTCCGCAAGACCGGCAAGACCTTTACGCCTGTGACGATCGAAGAGACCGGCGAATTCCTGAAGGCACTCGATTCCGGTCGCGTCGATGCGCTGACCCAGGATGCGACCGACCTTGCCGCCAAGCGCACGCAGCTTTCCAAGCCGGACGACTATGTCCTTCTGCCAGAGCGCCTGTCGAAGGAACCACTCGCACCGGCCATTCGCGCCGGCGACGACCAGTGGCTGGAGATCGTCAACTGGACCGTCTACGCCACGATCCAGGCGGAAGAGTTCGGCATCACCCAGAAGAATGTCGACAGTTTCCTTACGAGCGAAGATCCGGGCATCAAGCGCTTCCTCGGCGTTGATCCGTCGCTCGGCGAAGCCATCGGGCTTGACCCGAAGTTCGCCTATAACATCGTCAAGGCGGTCGGAAACTACGGCGAGATCTTCGACCGCAACGTCGGCAAGGGCACGCCGCTCAATTTCGATCGCGGCTACAACCAGCCCTGGACCGCCGGCGGCCTACTCTATTCGCCGCCGTTCCGTTGA
- a CDS encoding amino acid ABC transporter permease: MTSTLQPGPLGPGLPSRLRTWLGPSPFQQIVLFIGVLGIFALFGSNTVDSMQRMGLTPGFGFLFHQANFEIGETVLPYSAGDTYARALAAGLANTVKVAVVGCVLATFLGVALGIARLSGNLLLATFVHAYVELLRNTPLLLQLFLWSAIIHALPPPRGAYLFLESVYLSNRGVYVPSISLHGLSWAIWLPAILLTAYASLSLARRLLTGATFYMPKATMTVFGSLVVCTLALTSFGLAATIDLPAKGGFNIKGGLSLTPEFFALLIGLVVNASASISEIVRSGIQSVKSGQWEAARALGLKPAQIMRLVVLPQALRVITPLMISSFLDLTKNSSLAVAIGYPDIVSVANTTANTTGQALEAICFIAAVYLTLSLSVSALMNFYNSRIVLRGETRR, encoded by the coding sequence ATGACATCCACTCTTCAACCGGGCCCGCTAGGGCCCGGACTTCCCTCGCGGTTGCGCACCTGGCTCGGCCCCTCGCCCTTTCAACAGATCGTCCTGTTTATCGGCGTGCTGGGGATCTTTGCGCTCTTCGGCTCCAACACCGTCGACAGCATGCAACGCATGGGCCTCACTCCGGGTTTCGGCTTTCTCTTCCATCAGGCGAATTTCGAAATCGGCGAAACCGTGCTTCCCTATTCGGCGGGAGACACCTACGCCCGCGCGCTTGCGGCGGGCCTAGCCAACACCGTCAAGGTCGCCGTCGTCGGCTGTGTGCTCGCCACGTTTCTTGGCGTTGCCCTTGGCATCGCCCGGCTGTCGGGTAACCTGTTGCTGGCAACCTTCGTTCATGCCTATGTCGAACTGCTGCGCAACACGCCGCTGCTGCTGCAGCTCTTCCTCTGGAGCGCGATCATCCATGCGCTACCGCCGCCGCGCGGCGCCTATCTCTTCCTGGAAAGCGTCTATCTCAGCAATCGCGGTGTCTATGTCCCGTCCATTTCGCTACACGGCCTCTCCTGGGCGATCTGGCTGCCGGCCATCCTGTTGACGGCTTACGCGTCGCTGTCGCTCGCCCGGCGCCTGCTGACAGGTGCGACCTTCTATATGCCGAAGGCAACCATGACCGTGTTCGGTTCGCTGGTCGTCTGCACGCTCGCGCTCACCTCTTTCGGCCTCGCTGCCACCATCGATCTGCCAGCCAAGGGCGGCTTCAATATCAAGGGCGGCCTGTCGCTGACGCCGGAATTCTTCGCGCTCTTGATCGGCTTGGTCGTCAACGCGTCCGCCTCGATCTCCGAAATCGTGCGGAGCGGCATCCAGTCGGTAAAATCGGGCCAATGGGAAGCGGCGCGTGCGCTGGGCCTGAAGCCGGCGCAGATCATGCGTCTCGTCGTCTTGCCGCAGGCGTTGCGTGTCATCACGCCGTTGATGATCTCAAGCTTTCTCGACCTCACCAAGAATTCCAGCCTCGCGGTGGCGATCGGCTATCCCGATATCGTCAGCGTCGCCAACACCACCGCCAACACCACCGGCCAGGCGCTGGAAGCGATCTGCTTCATCGCCGCCGTCTATCTCACCCTGAGCCTCTCGGTGTCGGCACTGATGAACTTCTACAACAGCCGCATTGTCCTTCGCGGGGAGACACGGCGATGA
- a CDS encoding amino acid ABC transporter permease, with the protein MSHIELPPPVAPDWHRWRSGLFGGWGNSLITLATLGVFVWFLQPFLRWAIFDAVWTGTATDCAVDGVGACWAFIGAKLRFILFAFFPPVLQWRPALVVITVLALLVLSALPRFWSFRLVPLWIAALVLSWLLMAGTLTPPVVSTNNWGGLPITLVVLIAGLAFAFPIALLLALARQSSMGIVRTLAITFIETLRGVPMIAVLYVAMLIVPLALPSGAAIDKLLRAQIGVTLFFSAYLAEVIRAGLQVVPWGQREAALSLGLGYVQTIRLVVLPQALRAVIPAIVNLSIGIVLNTSLLAVIGIYDLLNAARTSATDPTWLGFYTEAYVFAAAVYFIICFAGSRYSIWLEKRLNAASRH; encoded by the coding sequence ATGAGCCATATCGAACTGCCACCACCTGTTGCGCCGGACTGGCATCGCTGGCGAAGCGGCCTCTTCGGCGGTTGGGGTAACAGCCTCATCACGCTCGCTACCCTCGGCGTCTTTGTCTGGTTTCTCCAACCTTTCCTCCGTTGGGCAATTTTCGATGCGGTATGGACGGGAACCGCGACAGATTGTGCGGTTGACGGGGTCGGCGCCTGCTGGGCTTTCATCGGCGCCAAGCTGCGTTTCATCCTCTTCGCGTTCTTTCCGCCCGTGCTGCAATGGCGCCCTGCCCTTGTGGTTATAACCGTGCTCGCCCTGCTGGTGTTATCCGCCCTGCCGCGGTTCTGGAGTTTCCGGCTTGTGCCGCTCTGGATCGCCGCACTCGTCTTGAGCTGGCTTTTGATGGCGGGAACGTTGACGCCACCAGTGGTGTCGACCAACAATTGGGGCGGGCTGCCGATCACGCTGGTCGTCTTGATCGCTGGCCTCGCCTTCGCATTCCCGATCGCGCTCCTGCTGGCTCTTGCCCGACAATCGAGCATGGGGATCGTCCGGACGCTAGCGATCACCTTTATCGAGACGCTGCGCGGCGTGCCGATGATCGCAGTGCTCTATGTCGCCATGCTGATCGTTCCGCTCGCCCTGCCGAGCGGGGCCGCCATCGACAAGTTGTTGCGCGCACAGATCGGCGTAACGCTGTTCTTCTCGGCCTATCTCGCCGAAGTCATCCGTGCCGGCCTACAGGTGGTGCCGTGGGGCCAGCGGGAGGCAGCACTTTCCCTTGGTCTGGGCTATGTCCAGACGATCCGCCTCGTCGTCCTTCCCCAGGCGCTGCGCGCCGTCATCCCGGCGATCGTCAATCTTTCGATCGGCATCGTGCTCAACACGTCGCTTTTGGCGGTGATCGGCATCTACGACCTCCTGAATGCGGCAAGGACCTCGGCCACGGATCCGACCTGGCTCGGCTTCTATACCGAAGCCTATGTCTTCGCCGCCGCGGTCTATTTCATCATCTGCTTTGCCGGCTCGCGCTACAGCATCTGGCTCGAGAAACGTCTGAACGCCGCGAGCAGGCATTGA
- a CDS encoding TIGR03862 family flavoprotein, with protein sequence MKRSEIAIIGGGPSGLMAAEILSMQNHSVTVYDSMPTVARKFLLAGKSGLNITHSEDFERFADRFGAASQQLRPALDAFTPADVRVWAEGLGTETFVGSSGRVFPKAMKASPLLRAWIKRLEAQGVRILTRHRWTGFAGQTLTFDTPDGHKTVHSDATLLALGGASYPRLGSDAGWTTALKDAGVDVTDFRPANCGFDVDWSDAFRERFAGEALKSVTATSEAGTTPGEFVITRHGIEGSLVYAHAAHLRDRLEMQRSAALSIDLAPGRTVERLAKDLARQDGKMSVSNRLRKGAGLEGVKSALLREIVPEATRTDLNALAERIKSLPIAVLRPRPIAEAISSAGGVRWSAMDDAYMLTALPGIFVAGEMIDWEAPTGGYLLTACFATGRAAARGIDAWLRR encoded by the coding sequence ATGAAACGAAGCGAAATCGCGATCATCGGCGGCGGGCCGAGCGGGCTGATGGCGGCAGAGATCCTGTCTATGCAGAACCATTCGGTGACGGTCTACGACAGCATGCCGACCGTTGCGCGCAAGTTTCTGCTTGCCGGCAAGTCCGGCCTCAATATCACCCATTCCGAGGATTTCGAGCGCTTTGCCGATCGCTTCGGCGCCGCGTCGCAACAGTTGCGCCCGGCACTCGACGCTTTCACGCCCGCGGACGTGCGCGTCTGGGCGGAAGGTCTCGGGACCGAAACCTTCGTCGGCTCGTCCGGCCGGGTATTTCCGAAGGCGATGAAGGCCTCACCGCTGCTGCGCGCCTGGATCAAGAGGCTTGAGGCGCAGGGCGTGCGGATCCTGACGCGGCACCGATGGACTGGCTTTGCCGGTCAGACACTGACCTTCGACACGCCGGATGGGCATAAGACCGTCCACAGCGATGCCACGCTTCTCGCACTCGGCGGGGCAAGCTACCCGCGCCTCGGGTCGGACGCCGGATGGACGACGGCTCTGAAAGACGCCGGCGTCGATGTCACCGACTTCCGCCCAGCCAATTGTGGCTTCGATGTCGACTGGAGCGATGCGTTCCGTGAGCGCTTTGCCGGCGAAGCGCTGAAATCGGTGACGGCGACTTCAGAGGCAGGCACGACCCCCGGCGAATTCGTCATCACCCGTCACGGTATTGAGGGCAGCCTCGTCTATGCCCATGCGGCGCATTTGCGCGACCGTCTGGAGATGCAGCGCTCTGCGGCATTGTCAATCGATCTTGCTCCGGGACGAACGGTCGAACGGCTGGCCAAGGACTTGGCGCGCCAAGACGGCAAGATGAGCGTCTCCAATCGCCTGCGCAAAGGTGCGGGCCTGGAGGGCGTCAAATCGGCCTTGCTGCGCGAAATTGTTCCCGAGGCCACACGCACCGATCTGAACGCGCTTGCCGAACGCATCAAGTCGCTGCCGATTGCCGTCCTTCGTCCCCGTCCCATTGCCGAGGCGATTTCATCGGCGGGCGGCGTGCGTTGGAGCGCCATGGATGACGCCTACATGCTCACCGCGCTGCCGGGGATTTTCGTTGCCGGCGAGATGATCGATTGGGAAGCGCCGACCGGCGGGTATCTGCTGACCGCCTGTTTCGCCACGGGTCGTGCTGCGGCACGCGGCATCGACGCATGGCTGCGACGGTAG